The Pseudomonas sp. DG56-2 genome contains a region encoding:
- a CDS encoding glycosyltransferase, with protein sequence MLKPTLNVLVIGYVWPEPRSSAAGGHMMQILESFVQRGWQVTFSSPAAIGEHKANLVELGIAEQAITLNDSSFDHFVSELAPDVVLFDRFMMEEQFGWRVEKHCPNALRVLETSDLQSLRDARQQLLRRRLIEGLDPNDFRELFATSGPDLYRQMAGADLTLRELAAIYRSDLSLMISDVEIDLLINGFGVPEHLLHWCPLMVDVPSEPFKPYAERADFLTIGNFRHAPNWDAVLWMKNTLWPIIRRHLPKAQLRIYGAYTPPKATALHKPGEGFHIMNWAEDALEVMGNARICLAPLRFGAGIKGKLTDAMLCGTPSVTTPIGAEAMHGALPWPGAVAGTGEGLAEAAVQLYNDEARWQQAQQQGLQLLKARYDRRQHSTALVERIEYALDDLDQHRLFNFTGAMLRHHQHKSTQYMAQWIEAKNRLATAVDAADKCP encoded by the coding sequence ATGCTCAAGCCCACGCTCAACGTCCTGGTCATCGGCTACGTCTGGCCCGAACCGCGCTCTTCGGCTGCCGGCGGGCACATGATGCAAATCCTCGAAAGTTTTGTGCAGCGTGGCTGGCAGGTGACGTTCAGCAGCCCGGCAGCAATCGGCGAGCACAAGGCGAACCTTGTCGAGCTGGGTATCGCCGAGCAGGCCATCACGCTCAATGACAGCAGTTTCGACCACTTCGTCAGTGAACTGGCCCCGGATGTCGTGCTGTTCGATCGTTTCATGATGGAAGAGCAATTCGGCTGGCGTGTGGAAAAGCACTGCCCCAATGCCTTGCGCGTGCTGGAAACCTCAGATCTGCAAAGTCTGCGCGATGCCCGCCAGCAACTGTTGCGCCGCCGTCTGATCGAAGGGCTGGACCCCAACGACTTTCGCGAACTGTTCGCCACCTCCGGCCCCGACCTGTATCGACAGATGGCTGGCGCTGACCTGACACTGCGGGAACTGGCGGCCATCTACCGTAGCGACTTGAGCCTGATGATCTCCGATGTCGAAATCGACCTGCTCATCAATGGCTTTGGTGTTCCCGAGCATCTCTTGCACTGGTGTCCGCTTATGGTCGATGTGCCCAGCGAACCCTTCAAACCTTATGCCGAGCGTGCCGACTTCCTCACCATTGGCAACTTCCGCCACGCCCCTAACTGGGATGCCGTACTGTGGATGAAGAATACCCTGTGGCCGATCATCCGCCGCCACCTGCCCAAGGCGCAATTGCGCATCTACGGCGCCTACACGCCGCCCAAAGCCACAGCGCTGCACAAACCTGGCGAAGGTTTTCACATCATGAACTGGGCCGAAGACGCCCTGGAAGTAATGGGCAATGCGCGTATCTGCCTGGCGCCGCTGCGCTTTGGTGCCGGCATCAAAGGTAAACTGACTGACGCCATGCTCTGCGGCACGCCCAGCGTGACCACCCCCATCGGCGCCGAAGCCATGCACGGCGCCCTGCCCTGGCCAGGTGCCGTGGCCGGCACCGGCGAAGGCCTGGCCGAAGCCGCCGTGCAACTTTACAACGACGAAGCCCGCTGGCAACAGGCACAGCAACAGGGGCTGCAACTGCTCAAGGCTCGTTATGATCGCCGCCAGCACAGCACCGCCCTGGTCGAACGTATCGAATACGCCCTGGACGATCTGGACCAGCACCGCTTGTTCAACTTCACCGGCGCCATGCTGCGTCACCACCAGCACAAAAGTACCCAGTACATGGCGCAATGGATCGAGGCGAAGAACCGTCTTGCTACAGCGGTCGACGCAGCAGATAAGTGTCCATGA
- a CDS encoding response regulator yields MPPSAPPLLVVEDDPTVRALIADVLEALDYTVIVAQDGEAALKILQDPNQALALIMTDIGLPGMSGNELASKAREARPLLPILFASGLGDSSEIPNGMYMISKPFGIDTLRDKVKHILAAVETDDSL; encoded by the coding sequence ATGCCCCCATCTGCCCCACCCCTGCTGGTTGTAGAGGATGATCCAACCGTGCGCGCGTTGATCGCCGATGTGCTGGAGGCTCTGGATTACACCGTCATCGTCGCCCAGGATGGTGAAGCGGCCCTGAAAATTCTTCAGGACCCAAACCAGGCACTGGCCCTGATAATGACTGACATCGGCCTGCCAGGCATGAGCGGCAATGAACTGGCGAGCAAGGCGCGAGAAGCCAGGCCCCTGCTGCCCATTCTTTTCGCCAGCGGCCTAGGGGATTCCAGCGAGATACCGAATGGCATGTACATGATCAGCAAACCCTTCGGCATCGATACGTTGCGTGACAAGGTAAAACATATCCTGGCGGCCGTGGAAACCGACGATTCGTTGTAG
- the cobF gene encoding precorrin-6A synthase (deacetylating), translated as MKTLLLIGIGPGNPRQITLEAIDALNRAQVFFVLDKGQVKDELLQMRKEILERYVEHADYRLVQVEDPQRDGSASDYVGAVQDWHHKRAALYAQLIDNELAESECGAFLLWGEPTLYDSTLRILDLVQERGVDIELHVIPGISSVQALAAAHRIALNRIGEPLTVLPGRRLAEQAQIDNLVVMLDGQCAFAALDDPHVLIYWGAYLGTDDQMLISGPLREVREQILAQREQARARKGWIMDTYLLRRPL; from the coding sequence ATGAAAACGCTGCTGTTGATTGGAATCGGGCCGGGCAATCCGCGCCAGATAACCCTGGAAGCTATCGACGCACTGAACCGGGCGCAGGTGTTTTTCGTGCTCGACAAGGGCCAGGTGAAAGACGAGTTGCTGCAAATGCGCAAGGAGATCCTTGAACGCTACGTGGAGCATGCGGATTATCGTCTGGTGCAAGTCGAGGATCCCCAGCGCGATGGCAGCGCCAGCGACTACGTCGGTGCCGTGCAGGACTGGCACCACAAGCGCGCCGCGCTTTATGCGCAGTTGATCGACAACGAGCTGGCCGAGAGTGAGTGCGGGGCATTCCTGCTTTGGGGCGAACCGACGCTGTATGACAGTACGCTGCGCATTCTTGACCTGGTACAGGAGCGCGGCGTCGACATCGAACTGCATGTCATCCCCGGTATCAGTAGTGTGCAGGCCCTGGCCGCAGCCCATCGAATTGCCCTAAATCGTATTGGCGAGCCGCTGACCGTACTGCCTGGCCGGCGTCTTGCCGAACAGGCGCAGATCGACAACCTGGTGGTGATGCTCGATGGTCAATGCGCATTCGCCGCATTGGATGATCCGCACGTGCTTATCTATTGGGGCGCTTACCTCGGAACGGACGACCAGATGTTGATCTCTGGGCCGTTGCGCGAGGTTCGCGAGCAGATTCTTGCGCAGCGCGAGCAGGCGCGCGCGCGCAAGGGTTGGATCATGGACACTTATCTGCTGCGTCGACCGCTGTAG